Proteins encoded together in one Penaeus vannamei isolate JL-2024 chromosome 41, ASM4276789v1, whole genome shotgun sequence window:
- the LOC113825867 gene encoding tropomyosin Cha f 1.0101 isoform X1: MLGLALLSLCAVGWAAAAPHDEDLRASVVFNQLAIAQLLDNVSNISRGDAAVTTQLAQLSRSHTAQTQQLSEGLARVTSSVDLLSQALTSHLQQDDVINREIRSCTNISEALQARTGLNDNQIQEQQEASAQLEAKRRQMEERIRQAGTTKQQLQDQLLQLQTEELQLKNEEVQAKTENLEAKSALQKAEGEKAQLNNEISLLTQELHLAKEQNKQIETQISSARQKVTQSTRTKNELTQGKDTKAAMKSSLSQNLKEEETLIKRLSDENSRLEEDIERTRGTVANLTRAKAELEEKLNALNIQKGELKKGIQRAGESEKSVQASISRVSQEIPKVELQIRNIEREMRFC; this comes from the exons ATGCTGGGGTTGGCGCTGTTGTCGTTGTGCGCCGTCGGGTGGGCGGCCGCCGCGCCCCACGACGAGGATCTGCGCGCCAGCGTCGTCTTCAACCAGCTGGCGATCGCCCAGCTGCTCGACAACGTCAGCAACATCTCTCGTG GTGACGCCGCAGTGACGACGCAGCTGGCGCAGTTATCCCGCAGCCACACAGCGCAGACGCAGCAGCTGAGTGAAG gcCTCGCTCGGGTGACATCCAGTGTCGACCTCCTCTCCCAGGCTCTGACGTCACACCTGCAGCAGGATGACGTCATCAACCGAG AAATACGCAGCTGCACAAACATCAGTGAAGCTCTGCAAGCAAGGACCGGCCTCAACGACAACCAAATCCAAGAACAGCAAGAAGCGAGCGCCCAGCTGGAAGCAAAGCGCAGGCAGATGGAGGAGAGAATCCGCCAGGCAGGGACCACCAAGCAACAGTTGCAAGATCAGCTCCTCCAACTGCAGACGGAGGAGCTGCAACTGAAAAATGAGGAAGTGCAGGCCAAGACAGAGAACCTTGAAGCCAAGTCCGCACTCcagaaggcagaaggagagaaagcccaACTGAACAACGAGATCAGTCTGCTTACGCAAGAACTCCACCTTGCCAAGGAACAGAACAAACAAATTGAAACGCAGATTTCTTCCGCTAGACAAAAGGTTACACAGTCCACCAGAACTAAGAACGAATTGACACAGGGTAAAGATACAAAAGCAGCTATGAAAAGCTCCTTATCCCAAAATCTAAAGGAAGAAGAGACTCTAATCAAACGGCTCTCTGATGAGAATAGTCGTCTCGAAGAGGACATTGAACGCACCAGAGGAACAGTCGCGAATCTCACGAGGGCGAAGGCAGAATTGGAAGAAAAGCTGAACGCACTGAACATTCAGAAGGGAGAGTTAAAGAAGGGAATACAGCGTGCTGGGGAATCGGAGAAGTCGGTACAGGCTTCAATCTCGAGAGTAAGCCAGGAGATTCCGAAAGTTGAACTTCAGATTAGGAATATCGAAAGAGAAATGCGGTTTTGTTAG
- the LOC113825867 gene encoding fibrinogen- and Ig-binding protein isoform X2, translating to MLGLALLSLCAVGWAAAAPHDEDLRASVVFNQLAIAQLLDNVSNISRGDAAVTTQLAQLSRSHTAQTQQLSEGLARVTSSVDLLSQALTSHLQQDDVINRDTFMPSDFVEKVKAQENELQELLQRNNQTAAVIQQLEGQSLQLQNEVDLRRQEAQQKEDSIGLLEASIRRVKDDTLQLLAKGNATEAEKASLQAKTQALKDQVAAEKALRPQKQATKSQLDQQVAELESHSKEIRQQMARLDQELEQLEQRKATAEGEKRAQLGRNADLKEAQEDALAAETRIQTGIDQLTGRIRSQEAENKVMEGQKKKKEGALGALRAALASKNAQKKDADRRLSFQEEAYEHECYY from the exons ATGCTGGGGTTGGCGCTGTTGTCGTTGTGCGCCGTCGGGTGGGCGGCCGCCGCGCCCCACGACGAGGATCTGCGCGCCAGCGTCGTCTTCAACCAGCTGGCGATCGCCCAGCTGCTCGACAACGTCAGCAACATCTCTCGTG GTGACGCCGCAGTGACGACGCAGCTGGCGCAGTTATCCCGCAGCCACACAGCGCAGACGCAGCAGCTGAGTGAAG gcCTCGCTCGGGTGACATCCAGTGTCGACCTCCTCTCCCAGGCTCTGACGTCACACCTGCAGCAGGATGACGTCATCAACCGAG ATACTTTCATGCCAAGCGACTTTGTGGAAAAGGTGAAAGCACAAGAGAACGAACTGCAAGAACTGTTGCAAAGGAATAACCAAACTGCAGCCGTCATTCAACAGCTGGAAGGACAGAGTCTGCAACTTCAGAATGAGGTCGACCTCAGACGCCAAGAGGCCCAGCAGAAGGAGGACTCGATTGGGCTACTGGAAGCCAGCATTCGGAGAGTGAAAGATGACACCCTGCAGCTTTTGGCCAAAGGCAACGCCACAGAAGCAGAAAAGGCCTCCCTTCAGGCAAAAACACAAGCACTGAAGGACCAGGTGGCGGCGGAGAAAGCACTGCGACCTCAGAAACAGGCAACCAAGTCCCAGTTAGACCAACAAGTGGCAGAGTTAGAAAGCCACAGCAAGGAGATCCGGCAGCAAATGGCCCGGCTGGACCAGGAACTCGAGCAGCTTGAGCAGAGAAAGGCCACGgccgaaggggagaaaagggctcAGCTGGGAAGGAACGCCGACTTGAAGGAAGCCCAGGAGGATGCACTGGCAGCAGAGACCAGGATCCAGACAGGGATTGATCAGCTGACTGGAAGGATCCGCAGTCAAGAAGCTGAAAATAAAGTGATggaaggacaaaagaaaaagaaagaaggtgcTCTTGGTGCTCTTCGAGCGGCTCTGGCATCTAAGAACGCTCAGAAAAAAGATGCAGACAGAAGACTGTCATTTCAAGAGGAAGCATACGAGCATGAATGTTACTATTAG
- the LOC113825869 gene encoding uncharacterized protein isoform X4 has translation MAPPLAPWLSLALALVLFQRASSGITISSPSAPPPPPPPLPLPSHPPHPRLSSLSPYPSSLSSPLTLPSSPLLPSPPSPPHPSLSSPLSPSPLLPSPPSPPHPSLSSPLSPSPLLPSPPSPPHPSLSSPLLPSPPSPPHPPLSSPLSPSPLLPSPPHPPLSSPPSPPPSPPLPPVSTHTVYHASAIALNQVTLAKILQELRDRDFLSQDTGFRRVDAGTPDDPQLTQMSHLNHLNHLNHLATIAQGIQHMSTSVDNLTHVLSSVILHIYPDKEVRERPSKILEGSTVSEDPSSDVRNRTEDLWMSEEQEAMVDWNVGAEILNLERKNEETREKIRQAEERMRELRTAVEERAVAVKVEGDENIVLEEILGDLAGSGAGRSSALLQDVEALKHAVADALRQKQSLQDASRKMRERNAWLTSRGEQEANRRRRARP, from the exons ATGGCACCTCCCTTGGCACCTTGGCTCAGCCTGGCCCTCGCCCTGGTGCTGTTCCAGAGAGCATCCTCTGGCATCACCATTTCGTCACCgtcagcgcctcctcctcctcctcctcctcttcctcttccttcgcatcctcctcatccccgtctttcttctctatctccgtatccttcttctctttcttctcctcttactcttccttcttctcctctccttccttcgcctccttctcctcctcatccctctctttcttctcctctttctccttctcctctccttccttcgcctccttctcctcctcatccctctctttcttctcctctttctccttctcctctccttccttcgcctccttctcctcctcatccctctctttcttctcctctccttccttcgcctccttctcctcctcatccccctctttcttctcctctttctccttctcctctccttccttctcctcctcatccccctctttcttctcctccctctcctcctccttctcctcctcttcctcctgtttccaCGCACACTGTTTACCACGCCTCGGCCATTGCGCTGAACCAGGTGACTCTTGCCAAGATCCTGCAGGAATTGAGGGATCGGGACTTCCTTTCGCAGG ATACCGGATTTAGGAGAGTCGACGCAGGTACCCCCGACGACCCCCAATTAACCCAAATGAGTCACCTGAATCACCTGAATCACCTGAATCACCTGGCCACCATCGCCCAAG GAATCCAGCATATGTCCACCAGCGTCGACAACTTAACTCACGTTTTGTCATCAGtcattctacatatatatcctgacaaagaag TCCGCGAAAGGCCCTCGAAGATCCTCGAAGGAAGCACAGTGTCTGAGGATCCTTCTTCAGACGTAAGGAACCGGACTGAGGACTTGTGGATGAGCGAGGAGCAGGAGGCCATGGTCGACTGGAATGTGGGAGCGGAGATCCTCAACCtcgagaggaagaatgaggagacgagagagaaaattcggcaggcggaggagaggatgagagagctgAGGACGGCGGTCGAGGAGCGCGCCGTCGCAGTGAAGGTCGAGGGGGACGAAAACATAGTCTTGGAAGAGATTTTGGGAGACCTCGCGGGTTCCGGAGCGGGGAGGTCCTCGGCGCTCCTGCAGGATGTGGAGGCTCTGAAACACGCCGTCGCTGACGCCCTGAGGCAGAAACAGAGCCTCCAGGACGCCAGCAgaaaaatgcgagagagaaacGCCTGGCTGACGTCACGCGGCGAGCAAGAAGCCAACCGCAGAAG ACGAGCCCGACCTTAA
- the LOC113825869 gene encoding golgin subfamily A member 6-like protein 25 isoform X6, with amino-acid sequence MSHLNHLNHLNHLATIAQGIQHMSTSVDNLTHVLSSVILHIYPDIEVRERPSKILEGSTVSEDPSSDVRNRTEDLWMSEEQEAMVDWNVGAEILNLERKNEETREKIRQAEERMRELRTAVEERAVAVKVEGDENIVLEEILGDLAGSGAGRSSALLQDVEALKHAVADALRQKQSLQDASRKMRERNAWLTSRGEQEANRRRYYGERGQLEENIAVLRRQKAEIDEEVARTRQVKLTIERERNRDDQRYRELIGMIQTLMRCQS; translated from the exons ATGAGTCACCTGAATCACCTGAATCACCTGAATCACCTGGCCACCATCGCCCAAG GAATCCAGCATATGTCCACCAGCGTCGACAACTTAACTCACGTTTTGTCATCAGtcattctacatatatatcctgACATAGAAG TCCGCGAAAGGCCCTCGAAGATCCTCGAAGGAAGCACAGTGTCTGAGGATCCTTCTTCAGACGTAAGGAACCGGACTGAGGACTTGTGGATGAGCGAGGAGCAGGAGGCCATGGTCGACTGGAATGTGGGAGCGGAGATCCTCAACCtcgagaggaagaatgaggagacgagagagaaaattcggcaggcggaggagaggatgagagagctgAGGACGGCGGTCGAGGAGCGCGCCGTCGCAGTGAAGGTCGAGGGGGACGAAAACATAGTCTTGGAAGAGATTTTGGGAGACCTCGCGGGTTCCGGAGCGGGGAGGTCCTCGGCGCTCCTGCAGGATGTGGAGGCTCTGAAACACGCCGTCGCTGACGCCCTGAGGCAGAAACAGAGCCTCCAGGACGCCAGCAgaaaaatgcgagagagaaacGCCTGGCTGACGTCACGCGGCGAGCAAGAAGCCAACCGCAGAAGGTACTACGGGGAAAGGGGTCAGCTGGAGGAGAATATTGCCGTTCTACGGCGGCAGAAAGCGGAAATTGATGAGGAAGTGGCAAGGACGCGACAGGTCAAATTgacgatcgagagagaaagaaatagagacgacCAGAGGTACCGCGAACTGATTGGCATGATACAAACGCTGATGCGCTGTCAGTCATGA
- the LOC113825869 gene encoding uncharacterized protein isoform X1 codes for MAPPLAPWLSLALALVLFQRASSGITISSPSAPPPPPPPLPLPSHPPHPRLSSLSPYPSSLSSPLTLPSSPLLPSPPSPPHPSLSSPLSPSPLLPSPPSPPHPSLSSPLSPSPLLPSPPSPPHPSLSSPLLPSPPSPPHPPLSSPLSPSPLLPSPPHPPLSSPPSPPPSPPLPPVSTHTVYHASAIALNQVTLAKILQELRDRDFLSQDTGFRRVDAGTPDDPQLTQMSHLNHLNHLNHLATIAQGIQHMSTSVDNLTHVLSSVILHIYPDKEDEPDLNPSEAPQTDSPAVLRRTRNKSLSAEQKDVASERVPSRSLDPQGQQPEFRERGGLSELEFLRATSDLLNSELEQREIESHHLNLNLSQLEMEAQRQREWGHQLLGVRVNDTEEERKLMRASLLEAAKLKKQLEEDLRDIQRDRDELEQQNRDLAKHNEVLEKRESEIEEEIQQEEQREVALYRERNSLAEATKKALLDKVILDQDIARLEQEKRKYRELTRGMARRVYELEARCRAKN; via the exons ATGGCACCTCCCTTGGCACCTTGGCTCAGCCTGGCCCTCGCCCTGGTGCTGTTCCAGAGAGCATCCTCTGGCATCACCATTTCGTCACCgtcagcgcctcctcctcctcctcctcctcttcctcttccttcgcatcctcctcatccccgtctttcttctctatctccgtatccttcttctctttcttctcctcttactcttccttcttctcctctccttccttcgcctccttctcctcctcatccctctctttcttctcctctttctccttctcctctccttccttcgcctccttctcctcctcatccctctctttcttctcctctttctccttctcctctccttccttcgcctccttctcctcctcatccctctctttcttctcctctccttccttcgcctccttctcctcctcatccccctctttcttctcctctttctccttctcctctccttccttctcctcctcatccccctctttcttctcctccctctcctcctccttctcctcctcttcctcctgtttccaCGCACACTGTTTACCACGCCTCGGCCATTGCGCTGAACCAGGTGACTCTTGCCAAGATCCTGCAGGAATTGAGGGATCGGGACTTCCTTTCGCAGG ATACCGGATTTAGGAGAGTCGACGCAGGTACCCCCGACGACCCCCAATTAACCCAAATGAGTCACCTGAATCACCTGAATCACCTGAATCACCTGGCCACCATCGCCCAAG GAATCCAGCATATGTCCACCAGCGTCGACAACTTAACTCACGTTTTGTCATCAGtcattctacatatatatcctgacaaagaag ACGAGCCCGACCTTAACCCCTCAGAAGCGCCGCAGACGGACTCCCCCGCCGTCCTACGCCGGACGAGGAACAAGTCTCTCTCAGCCGAGCAGAAGGACGTTGCTTCCGAGCGCGTTCCCTCCCGCAGCCTCGACCCCCAAGGCCAGCAGCCGGAATTCAGGGAACGAGGCGGTCTGTCCGAGCTGGAATTCCTGCGAGCGACGAGCGACCTGTTGAACTCAGAGCTGGAGCAAAGGGAGATCGAGAGTCACCACCTGAACCTCAACCTTAGCCAGCTGGAGATGGAGGCCCAGCGGCAGAGGGAATGGGGTCACCAGCTGCTGGGAGTCCGAGTGAATGACACCGAAGAGGAACGGAAGCTGATGCGGGCCAGTTTGTTGGAAGCGGCCAAGCTCAAGAAGCAGCTGGAAGAAGACCTGAGAGACATCCAAAGGGACAGGGACGAACTCGAACAGCAGAACAGAGACCTCGCGAAACACAACGAGGTCCtcgagaaaagggagagtgagatcgAGGAAGAAATTCAgcaagaggaacagagagaagtcGCGCTCTACAGGGAAAGGAACTCGTTGGCAGAGGCCACCAAGAAAGCTTTATTAGACAAGGTCATCCTCGATCAAGACATCGCTAGGTtggagcaggagaagaggaaatacagGGAGCTGACACGGGGCATGGCAAGGCGCGTCTACGAGCTGGAGGCGAGATGTCGCGCTAAGAACTGA
- the LOC113825869 gene encoding uncharacterized protein isoform X2 gives MAPPLAPWLSLALALVLFQRASSGITISSPSAPPPPPPPLPLPSHPPHPRLSSLSPYPSSLSSPLTLPSSPLLPSPPSPPHPSLSSPLSPSPLLPSPPSPPHPSLSSPLSPSPLLPSPPSPPHPSLSSPLLPSPPSPPHPPLSSPPSPPPSPPLPPVSTHTVYHASAIALNQVTLAKILQELRDRDFLSQDTGFRRVDAGTPDDPQLTQMSHLNHLNHLNHLATIAQGIQHMSTSVDNLTHVLSSVILHIYPDKEDEPDLNPSEAPQTDSPAVLRRTRNKSLSAEQKDVASERVPSRSLDPQGQQPEFRERGGLSELEFLRATSDLLNSELEQREIESHHLNLNLSQLEMEAQRQREWGHQLLGVRVNDTEEERKLMRASLLEAAKLKKQLEEDLRDIQRDRDELEQQNRDLAKHNEVLEKRESEIEEEIQQEEQREVALYRERNSLAEATKKALLDKVILDQDIARLEQEKRKYRELTRGMARRVYELEARCRAKN, from the exons ATGGCACCTCCCTTGGCACCTTGGCTCAGCCTGGCCCTCGCCCTGGTGCTGTTCCAGAGAGCATCCTCTGGCATCACCATTTCGTCACCgtcagcgcctcctcctcctcctcctcctcttcctcttccttcgcatcctcctcatccccgtctttcttctctatctccgtatccttcttctctttcttctcctcttactcttccttcttctcctctccttccttcgcctccttctcctcctcatccctctctttcttctcctctttctccttctcctctccttccttcgcctccttctcctcctcatccctctctttcttctcctctttctccttctcctctccttccttcgcctccttctcctcctcatccctctctttcttctcctctccttccttcgcc tccttctcctcctcatccccctctttcttctcctccctctcctcctccttctcctcctcttcctcctgtttccaCGCACACTGTTTACCACGCCTCGGCCATTGCGCTGAACCAGGTGACTCTTGCCAAGATCCTGCAGGAATTGAGGGATCGGGACTTCCTTTCGCAGG ATACCGGATTTAGGAGAGTCGACGCAGGTACCCCCGACGACCCCCAATTAACCCAAATGAGTCACCTGAATCACCTGAATCACCTGAATCACCTGGCCACCATCGCCCAAG GAATCCAGCATATGTCCACCAGCGTCGACAACTTAACTCACGTTTTGTCATCAGtcattctacatatatatcctgacaaagaag ACGAGCCCGACCTTAACCCCTCAGAAGCGCCGCAGACGGACTCCCCCGCCGTCCTACGCCGGACGAGGAACAAGTCTCTCTCAGCCGAGCAGAAGGACGTTGCTTCCGAGCGCGTTCCCTCCCGCAGCCTCGACCCCCAAGGCCAGCAGCCGGAATTCAGGGAACGAGGCGGTCTGTCCGAGCTGGAATTCCTGCGAGCGACGAGCGACCTGTTGAACTCAGAGCTGGAGCAAAGGGAGATCGAGAGTCACCACCTGAACCTCAACCTTAGCCAGCTGGAGATGGAGGCCCAGCGGCAGAGGGAATGGGGTCACCAGCTGCTGGGAGTCCGAGTGAATGACACCGAAGAGGAACGGAAGCTGATGCGGGCCAGTTTGTTGGAAGCGGCCAAGCTCAAGAAGCAGCTGGAAGAAGACCTGAGAGACATCCAAAGGGACAGGGACGAACTCGAACAGCAGAACAGAGACCTCGCGAAACACAACGAGGTCCtcgagaaaagggagagtgagatcgAGGAAGAAATTCAgcaagaggaacagagagaagtcGCGCTCTACAGGGAAAGGAACTCGTTGGCAGAGGCCACCAAGAAAGCTTTATTAGACAAGGTCATCCTCGATCAAGACATCGCTAGGTtggagcaggagaagaggaaatacagGGAGCTGACACGGGGCATGGCAAGGCGCGTCTACGAGCTGGAGGCGAGATGTCGCGCTAAGAACTGA
- the LOC113825869 gene encoding uncharacterized protein alr4393 isoform X5, with amino-acid sequence MSHLNHLNHLNHLATIAQGIQHMSTSVDNLTHVLSSVILHIYPDIEDEPDLNPSEAPQTDSPAVLRRTRNKSLSAEQKDVASERVPSRSLDPQGQQPEFRERGGLSELEFLRATSDLLNSELEQREIESHHLNLNLSQLEMEAQRQREWGHQLLGVRVNDTEEERKLMRASLLEAAKLKKQLEEDLRDIQRDRDELEQQNRDLAKHNEVLEKRESEIEEEIQQEEQREVALYRERNSLAEATKKALLDKVILDQDIARLEQEKRKYRELTRGMARRVYELEARCRAKN; translated from the exons ATGAGTCACCTGAATCACCTGAATCACCTGAATCACCTGGCCACCATCGCCCAAG GAATCCAGCATATGTCCACCAGCGTCGACAACTTAACTCACGTTTTGTCATCAGtcattctacatatatatcctgACATAGAAG ACGAGCCCGACCTTAACCCCTCAGAAGCGCCGCAGACGGACTCCCCCGCCGTCCTACGCCGGACGAGGAACAAGTCTCTCTCAGCCGAGCAGAAGGACGTTGCTTCCGAGCGCGTTCCCTCCCGCAGCCTCGACCCCCAAGGCCAGCAGCCGGAATTCAGGGAACGAGGCGGTCTGTCCGAGCTGGAATTCCTGCGAGCGACGAGCGACCTGTTGAACTCAGAGCTGGAGCAAAGGGAGATCGAGAGTCACCACCTGAACCTCAACCTTAGCCAGCTGGAGATGGAGGCCCAGCGGCAGAGGGAATGGGGTCACCAGCTGCTGGGAGTCCGAGTGAATGACACCGAAGAGGAACGGAAGCTGATGCGGGCCAGTTTGTTGGAAGCGGCCAAGCTCAAGAAGCAGCTGGAAGAAGACCTGAGAGACATCCAAAGGGACAGGGACGAACTCGAACAGCAGAACAGAGACCTCGCGAAACACAACGAGGTCCtcgagaaaagggagagtgagatcgAGGAAGAAATTCAgcaagaggaacagagagaagtcGCGCTCTACAGGGAAAGGAACTCGTTGGCAGAGGCCACCAAGAAAGCTTTATTAGACAAGGTCATCCTCGATCAAGACATCGCTAGGTtggagcaggagaagaggaaatacagGGAGCTGACACGGGGCATGGCAAGGCGCGTCTACGAGCTGGAGGCGAGATGTCGCGCTAAGAACTGA
- the LOC113825869 gene encoding uncharacterized protein isoform X3, with amino-acid sequence MAPPLAPWLSLALALVLFQRASSGITISSPSAPPPPPPPLPLPSHPPHPRLSSLSPYPSSLSSPLTLPSSPLLPSPPSPPHPSLSSPLSPSPLLPSPPSPPHPSLSSPLSPSPLLPSPPSPPHPSLSSPLLPSPPSPPHPPLSSPLSPSPLLPSPPHPPLSSPPSPPPSPPLPPVSTHTVYHASAIALNQVTLAKILQELRDRDFLSQDTGFRRVDAGTPDDPQLTQMSHLNHLNHLNHLATIAQGIQHMSTSVDNLTHVLSSVILHIYPDKEVRERPSKILEGSTVSEDPSSDVRNRTEDLWMSEEQEAMVDWNVGAEILNLERKNEETREKIRQAEERMRELRTAVEERAVAVKVEGDENIVLEEILGDLAGSGAGRSSALLQDVEALKHAVADALRQKQSLQDASRKMRERNAWLTSRGEQEANRRRYYGERGQLEENIAVLRRQKAEIDEEVARTRQVKLTIERERNRDDQRYRELIGMIQTLMRCQS; translated from the exons ATGGCACCTCCCTTGGCACCTTGGCTCAGCCTGGCCCTCGCCCTGGTGCTGTTCCAGAGAGCATCCTCTGGCATCACCATTTCGTCACCgtcagcgcctcctcctcctcctcctcctcttcctcttccttcgcatcctcctcatccccgtctttcttctctatctccgtatccttcttctctttcttctcctcttactcttccttcttctcctctccttccttcgcctccttctcctcctcatccctctctttcttctcctctttctccttctcctctccttccttcgcctccttctcctcctcatccctctctttcttctcctctttctccttctcctctccttccttcgcctccttctcctcctcatccctctctttcttctcctctccttccttcgcctccttctcctcctcatccccctctttcttctcctctttctccttctcctctccttccttctcctcctcatccccctctttcttctcctccctctcctcctccttctcctcctcttcctcctgtttccaCGCACACTGTTTACCACGCCTCGGCCATTGCGCTGAACCAGGTGACTCTTGCCAAGATCCTGCAGGAATTGAGGGATCGGGACTTCCTTTCGCAGG ATACCGGATTTAGGAGAGTCGACGCAGGTACCCCCGACGACCCCCAATTAACCCAAATGAGTCACCTGAATCACCTGAATCACCTGAATCACCTGGCCACCATCGCCCAAG GAATCCAGCATATGTCCACCAGCGTCGACAACTTAACTCACGTTTTGTCATCAGtcattctacatatatatcctgacaaagaag TCCGCGAAAGGCCCTCGAAGATCCTCGAAGGAAGCACAGTGTCTGAGGATCCTTCTTCAGACGTAAGGAACCGGACTGAGGACTTGTGGATGAGCGAGGAGCAGGAGGCCATGGTCGACTGGAATGTGGGAGCGGAGATCCTCAACCtcgagaggaagaatgaggagacgagagagaaaattcggcaggcggaggagaggatgagagagctgAGGACGGCGGTCGAGGAGCGCGCCGTCGCAGTGAAGGTCGAGGGGGACGAAAACATAGTCTTGGAAGAGATTTTGGGAGACCTCGCGGGTTCCGGAGCGGGGAGGTCCTCGGCGCTCCTGCAGGATGTGGAGGCTCTGAAACACGCCGTCGCTGACGCCCTGAGGCAGAAACAGAGCCTCCAGGACGCCAGCAgaaaaatgcgagagagaaacGCCTGGCTGACGTCACGCGGCGAGCAAGAAGCCAACCGCAGAAGGTACTACGGGGAAAGGGGTCAGCTGGAGGAGAATATTGCCGTTCTACGGCGGCAGAAAGCGGAAATTGATGAGGAAGTGGCAAGGACGCGACAGGTCAAATTgacgatcgagagagaaagaaatagagacgacCAGAGGTACCGCGAACTGATTGGCATGATACAAACGCTGATGCGCTGTCAGTCATGA